One window of the Candidatus Eremiobacterota bacterium genome contains the following:
- a CDS encoding Nif3-like dinuclear metal center hexameric protein produces the protein MKRAALAEYLDEFLRVREIDDFSANGLQIEGRDEVESLALAVDFSLQSAEKAGEAGADMLIVHHGLIWGGLKSITGMVYRRVKLMIDAGISLYCAHLPLDMHPLVGNNAQLCDLLSLSRSGTFGSGKAPDLGMWGILGTPQERTSLKDFIDRTLMTESTLLPFGAPVVRSVAIVSGGGASHFQEALEKKVDLFITGEPSHTIYHMAKEEGVNVLYGGHYATETLGVRALGSHLSGKFPLRITWLDVPTGL, from the coding sequence ATGAAAAGAGCTGCCCTTGCTGAATATCTTGATGAGTTCCTCAGAGTAAGGGAGATAGATGACTTCTCCGCAAACGGACTGCAGATCGAAGGGCGTGACGAAGTGGAATCCCTTGCCCTGGCCGTGGACTTCTCCCTGCAGTCTGCGGAAAAAGCCGGTGAAGCCGGTGCCGATATGCTTATTGTGCACCATGGGCTCATCTGGGGAGGGCTGAAAAGCATCACCGGCATGGTATACCGCAGGGTAAAGCTTATGATCGATGCCGGCATTTCTCTTTACTGCGCTCATCTCCCCCTTGACATGCATCCCCTTGTGGGGAACAATGCGCAGCTCTGCGATCTCCTCTCTCTCTCTAGGTCCGGAACCTTTGGATCTGGCAAGGCTCCTGACCTGGGGATGTGGGGAATCCTTGGGACACCGCAGGAGCGCACCTCATTGAAAGATTTCATTGACAGGACTCTTATGACGGAGAGCACCCTTCTCCCCTTTGGTGCACCTGTGGTTCGTTCTGTGGCCATTGTATCCGGGGGGGGGGCCTCACATTTCCAGGAAGCCCTGGAAAAAAAGGTGGATCTCTTCATCACGGGTGAGCCAAGCCACACCATTTACCATATGGCAAAAGAGGAAGGCGTCAATGTGCTCTACGGGGGTCATTATGCCACAGAGACACTGGGAGTGAGAGCCCTGGGGAGCCATCTTTCCGGGAAGTTCCCCCTCAGAATCACATGGCTTGACGTGCCTACAGGCTTATGA
- a CDS encoding tetratricopeptide repeat protein, which produces MDLLRDAKSLDSSAEKEKYQALLLSARDADPYMWEPYLLLGLFYFKEEKWNEALENITKYIQLDYTLERDEKKAQNVYLCQAKSFQKLGKKSESLRFVKRFIGLFPKSNLTATLVEQVYRKFEEREEWLKNFQKGHLAYQKERFEESLGFFEKALSLNNTFSWSYYYRGLSYEKLERHEEALKELEKAVRFENEYIFHFQAARIYRAMGNLDLAVAALESSFQDNPHYLPAIVFMAELALHGRDFERARSSIERVRVLEPDSEVAGNLLKLLEHKLKEKEEPRAIRGDSDKKAEDIVKKAEEQAKALLDKARNEELNLMLNAQEQSWNIVEEAREQSQKEREKAQEEVKAIIHKGHQKVKELEESSRSKAQELLDKARREAESIIEEARKEEKRILEGARVKEQEIMEKAKEKAESMLAAARKDSEEIGKRSPVQVQEKEAAPGVTERIKAAPVSPEPPVQKTPEPQAKSTSSTSQSMMQSNAFFDTPSMTSSTASNFWDDTPSSKPAAPPASPPPAPPAAPPPAPPASSALEGNQGFDELEGDLVDDDDDEDEDESYGDGELPDADLIDKELGLSLDDILDEISKDIDEADEKPEKEPPGETAQMAAPSLSAMIPSLDIPDLPSSIDGEVPAIPLQSLLPGIDDEIPAIPLDGVSPPLPEKPSAPPPAVTPSPVRPAAPEAQKLAEAEKQAEAQKQAEAQKLAEAQKQAEAQKQAEAQKLAEAQKLAEAQKLAEEKPPPPPAPKERIRMTGAQESEIIARGDLDGFLQLLDADIEEEPKAQKTAKESKETAELVKKAEEHFDLTEWDKAREVFLQVLQREKDNEVACSRLSEIYAIKGLVSDVITQNCELVRILHASMQTDRALEVAQRTIGLEPQGFKIRMSKILIYKKTGDIEHMVNETIALTRIYSEQGMGDRAIKLVSKLQECAPDNLQVILILADSYTVEGDIPKAVQQYRNVVERLIESGNTDKAIETLRKIKALSAGDAAILMKLGYLYLEAKNYDSAESEFRAALKLNLNDVNALKALGTVCMEKGAFRDSILAFNRVLQMDPSEIFAKEQIGNIHKLTGNKDLCIKNYLEVARVYQESGNTAKALELYQKILEINPDHEIAAGEAAKLK; this is translated from the coding sequence TTGGATCTCTTAAGAGATGCAAAGTCTCTCGATTCTTCTGCTGAAAAGGAAAAGTATCAGGCACTTCTTCTCTCTGCCCGGGACGCCGATCCGTACATGTGGGAGCCCTATCTTCTCCTGGGGCTCTTTTATTTCAAAGAGGAAAAATGGAACGAGGCCCTGGAAAACATCACCAAGTACATCCAGCTCGATTACACCCTTGAGCGCGATGAAAAGAAAGCCCAGAACGTCTATCTCTGCCAGGCCAAGAGCTTTCAGAAGCTCGGCAAGAAGAGCGAGTCCCTCAGGTTCGTGAAGCGGTTCATAGGGCTTTTCCCCAAGTCGAACCTTACCGCAACTCTTGTGGAGCAGGTGTACAGGAAATTTGAGGAGCGCGAGGAATGGCTCAAGAATTTCCAGAAAGGCCATCTCGCCTACCAGAAAGAAAGATTTGAAGAGTCTCTCGGATTTTTTGAAAAGGCCCTGTCGCTCAATAACACCTTTTCCTGGTCCTACTATTACAGGGGACTCTCCTATGAAAAGCTTGAGCGTCATGAGGAAGCTCTCAAAGAGCTTGAAAAGGCTGTCAGGTTTGAGAACGAGTATATTTTCCACTTTCAGGCTGCGAGGATTTACCGGGCGATGGGCAATCTCGACCTCGCGGTGGCGGCCCTCGAGAGCTCCTTCCAGGACAACCCCCATTACCTGCCCGCCATAGTTTTCATGGCAGAGCTCGCGCTTCATGGCAGGGATTTTGAAAGGGCCAGGAGCTCCATTGAAAGGGTGCGGGTGCTGGAGCCTGACTCTGAAGTTGCCGGGAATCTCCTCAAGCTCCTTGAGCACAAGCTCAAGGAGAAGGAAGAGCCCAGAGCGATCAGGGGCGACTCTGACAAAAAGGCTGAAGACATCGTCAAGAAAGCCGAGGAGCAGGCAAAGGCCCTGCTGGACAAGGCCCGCAATGAAGAGCTGAATCTGATGCTCAACGCCCAGGAGCAGTCATGGAACATCGTGGAAGAGGCCCGCGAGCAGTCGCAGAAAGAGCGGGAGAAGGCCCAGGAGGAAGTGAAGGCAATAATCCATAAGGGCCATCAGAAAGTGAAGGAGCTGGAGGAAAGCTCCCGGTCAAAGGCCCAGGAGCTGCTTGACAAGGCCCGCCGGGAAGCGGAATCAATTATTGAGGAGGCAAGGAAGGAAGAGAAGCGCATACTTGAAGGGGCCCGCGTAAAAGAGCAGGAGATCATGGAGAAGGCGAAAGAGAAGGCGGAATCGATGCTTGCCGCGGCCCGCAAGGATTCAGAGGAGATCGGGAAGAGATCCCCGGTGCAGGTCCAGGAGAAGGAGGCTGCACCCGGGGTGACGGAACGGATTAAAGCAGCTCCAGTCTCTCCAGAGCCGCCGGTCCAGAAGACCCCGGAACCCCAGGCAAAGAGCACTTCCAGCACCTCCCAGAGCATGATGCAGAGCAACGCTTTCTTTGACACTCCCTCAATGACTTCATCAACCGCCTCAAATTTCTGGGATGACACGCCGTCCTCGAAGCCGGCAGCCCCCCCTGCCTCTCCTCCTCCTGCTCCCCCCGCCGCTCCTCCCCCTGCCCCCCCCGCATCGTCCGCACTTGAAGGAAACCAGGGCTTTGACGAGCTTGAAGGTGACCTGGTTGATGACGATGATGATGAAGATGAAGATGAGTCCTATGGTGACGGTGAGTTGCCCGATGCTGATCTGATCGACAAGGAACTGGGCCTGTCGCTTGATGATATTCTCGATGAGATTTCCAAGGACATCGATGAGGCTGATGAAAAGCCTGAGAAAGAGCCTCCCGGGGAAACGGCCCAGATGGCCGCGCCGTCCCTTTCAGCGATGATTCCGTCCCTTGATATCCCGGACCTGCCGTCATCGATTGATGGAGAGGTCCCCGCCATTCCTCTCCAGAGTCTCCTTCCCGGTATCGATGATGAGATCCCCGCAATTCCCCTCGACGGGGTTTCCCCGCCCCTGCCGGAGAAGCCATCTGCCCCTCCGCCTGCGGTAACGCCCTCACCGGTGAGACCCGCGGCACCTGAAGCTCAGAAGCTGGCCGAGGCTGAGAAACAGGCTGAAGCTCAGAAGCAGGCTGAAGCCCAGAAACTGGCCGAAGCCCAGAAGCAGGCCGAAGCCCAGAAGCAGGCCGAGGCGCAGAAGCTGGCCGAGGCGCAGAAGCTGGCCGAGGCGCAGAAGCTGGCCGAGGAAAAGCCCCCGCCTCCTCCTGCGCCGAAAGAGAGAATCAGGATGACAGGGGCCCAGGAAAGCGAGATTATCGCCAGGGGCGATCTTGACGGCTTTCTGCAGCTTCTTGACGCTGATATAGAAGAAGAGCCCAAGGCACAGAAGACCGCCAAGGAGAGCAAGGAGACAGCAGAGCTGGTGAAAAAGGCCGAGGAGCATTTTGACCTCACGGAGTGGGATAAGGCCAGGGAGGTATTCCTCCAGGTTCTTCAGAGGGAGAAAGATAACGAAGTGGCATGCTCCCGCCTCTCAGAGATCTATGCCATTAAAGGTCTTGTCTCTGACGTGATTACTCAGAACTGCGAGCTGGTAAGGATACTTCACGCAAGCATGCAAACGGACAGGGCGCTGGAGGTGGCGCAGAGAACCATCGGCCTTGAGCCCCAGGGATTCAAGATAAGAATGAGCAAGATTCTCATTTACAAGAAGACGGGCGACATAGAGCACATGGTCAACGAGACCATTGCGCTCACCAGGATATACTCTGAGCAGGGGATGGGCGACAGGGCCATCAAGCTCGTGAGCAAGCTCCAGGAATGTGCTCCCGATAACCTGCAGGTAATACTCATACTTGCCGATTCCTACACGGTGGAAGGCGATATTCCCAAGGCCGTGCAGCAGTATAGAAATGTTGTTGAAAGGCTCATAGAGTCAGGCAACACTGACAAGGCCATTGAGACGCTGAGGAAGATAAAGGCCCTTTCAGCCGGTGACGCCGCCATTCTCATGAAGCTGGGCTACCTCTACCTTGAAGCGAAGAATTATGACTCTGCCGAGTCGGAATTCAGGGCCGCCCTCAAGCTGAATCTGAACGATGTGAATGCCCTCAAGGCTCTTGGCACCGTATGCATGGAAAAAGGCGCTTTCAGGGACTCCATCCTGGCCTTCAACAGGGTCCTTCAGATGGATCCCTCGGAGATATTCGCCAAGGAGCAGATCGGAAACATTCATAAGCTCACAGGCAACAAGGACCTCTGCATCAAAAACTACCTGGAAGTGGCCCGCGTCTACCAGGAGAGCGGCAACACCGCCAAGGCCCTTGAACTTTACCAGAAAATCCTTGAGATCAACCCCGACCACGAGATTGCTGCCGGAGAGGCGGCGAAGCTGAAGTAA